A region from the Xenopus laevis strain J_2021 chromosome 4S, Xenopus_laevis_v10.1, whole genome shotgun sequence genome encodes:
- the pacsin3.S gene encoding protein kinase C and casein kinase substrate in neurons 3 S homeolog isoform X1: protein MAEDSSGGGAASGSFWEAGNYRRTVKRIEDGNRLCNDLVSCFRERAKIEKSYSQQLSDWSNKWRNSLAKGPQYGTLEKSWQAFLTAAEKLSEIHTELRNQIWDEDSGKVRDWQKEAFHKQMIGGFRESKEAEESFSKAQKPWVKKLKDVEEAKKHYHVARKDERAAQVREDHSKADSTVSQEQLRKLQDRVEKCNQEVEKNKGLYEKALEELNRYNPRYMEDMEQAFESCQEAEQKRLRFFKEMLLDLHKHLDLSSKDSFHVLYKDLYQSIQAADDQQDLKWWRNTHGPSMAMNWPQFEEWSPETQRTISKKERSNKNVEEVTLTGILPARDGVSTGTPTQQLNRGFAYTDEDQDFYATLTDTPHSDTGKDDASEWSEDDSPKKSMDSNGREVSQVEGVRVRALYDYTGQEADELSFTAGEELMKIGSEDDQGWCRGRLLSGRTGLYPANYVEGAAS from the exons ATGGCAGAGGACAGCAGCGGAGGTGGGGCTGCATCGGGCAGCTTCTGGGAG GCCGGCAATTACCGCCGCACTGTCAAACGGATCGAGGACGGGAACCGGCTGTGCAACGACCTAGTCAGTTGTTTCCGCGAGAGAGCCAAGATCGAAAAGAGCTACTCACAACAGCTTTCCGACTGGAGCAATAAATGGAGGAATTCTCTGGCAAAGG GGCCTCAGTATGGCACCCTGGAGAAGTCCTGGCAGGCGTTCCTGACAGCTGCAGAGAAGCTGAGTGAGATCCATACAGAGCTGCGGAACCAGATATGGGACGAGGACAGTGGGAAGGTGCGGGATTGGCAGAAGGAGGCCTTTCACAAGCAGATGATTGGAGGTTTCCGGGAGTCAAAGGAAGCGGAGGAGAGTTTCAGCAAGGCCCAGAAGCCATGGGTGAAAAAGCTCAAGGAT GTAGAAGAAGCTAAAAAGCACTACCACGTGGCCCGCAAGGATGAAAGGGCGGCCCAGGTACGAGAGGATCACTCCAAGGCGGACTCGACTGTGTCGCAGGAACAGCTGCGCAAACTGCAAGACCGCGTGGAAAAGTGCAACCAGGAGGTAGAGAAG AATAAAGGTTTGTACGAGAAGGCCCTGGAGGAGCTGAACCGGTACAACCCCCGCTATATGGAAGACATGGAGCAGGCCTTCGAAAGCTGCCAGGAAGCTGAGCAGAAACGCCTGCGCTTCTTCAAGGAGATGTTGCTGGACCTTCACAAGCACCTCGATCTCTCCAGCAAGGACAG CTTCCATGTTCTGTACAAAGATCTGTACCAAAGCATTCAAGCTGCGGACGATCAGCAGGACCTGAAATGGTGGCGTAACACTCACGGGCCGAGCATGGCCATGAACTGGCCACAGTTTGAG GAATGGTCCCCAGAGACGCAGAGAACCATCAGTAAGAAGGAGCGGAGCAATAAGAACGTGGAAGAAGTGACCCTTACTGGTATCCTGCCGGCACGGGACGGAGTATCAACAGGGACACCCACCCAACAGCTGAACAGAGG GTTTGCCTACACCGATGAAGACCAGGATTTCTATGCCACTCTAACGGACACCCCGCACTCAGA TACTGGCAAAGACGATGCATCTGAGTGGTCGGAAGATGACAGTCCTAAAAAGTCAATGGACAGCAATGGCCGGGAGGTGTCACAGGTAGAGGGCGTGCGCGTGCGAGCTCTGTATGATTACACGGGCCAGGAGGCTGACGAGCTGAGCTTTACGGCAG GAGAAGAGCTCATGAAGATCGGCTCGGAGGATGACCAGGGCTGGTGCAGGGGACGTCTACTGAGTGGGAGAACCGGACTCTATCCGGCCAACTACGTAGAAGGAGCTGCCTCCTGA
- the pacsin3.S gene encoding protein kinase C and casein kinase substrate in neurons 3 S homeolog isoform X2 has translation MAEDSSGGGAASGSFWEAGNYRRTVKRIEDGNRLCNDLVSCFRERAKIEKSYSQQLSDWSNKWRNSLAKGPQYGTLEKSWQAFLTAAEKLSEIHTELRNQIWDEDSGKVRDWQKEAFHKQMIGGFRESKEAEESFSKAQKPWVKKLKDVEEAKKHYHVARKDERAAQVREDHSKADSTVSQEQLRKLQDRVEKCNQEVEKNKGLYEKALEELNRYNPRYMEDMEQAFESCQEAEQKRLRFFKEMLLDLHKHLDLSSKDSFHVLYKDLYQSIQAADDQQDLKWWRNTHGPSMAMNWPQFEEWSPETQRTISKKERSNKNVEEVTLTGILPARDGVSTGTPTQQLNRGTGKDDASEWSEDDSPKKSMDSNGREVSQVEGVRVRALYDYTGQEADELSFTAGEELMKIGSEDDQGWCRGRLLSGRTGLYPANYVEGAAS, from the exons ATGGCAGAGGACAGCAGCGGAGGTGGGGCTGCATCGGGCAGCTTCTGGGAG GCCGGCAATTACCGCCGCACTGTCAAACGGATCGAGGACGGGAACCGGCTGTGCAACGACCTAGTCAGTTGTTTCCGCGAGAGAGCCAAGATCGAAAAGAGCTACTCACAACAGCTTTCCGACTGGAGCAATAAATGGAGGAATTCTCTGGCAAAGG GGCCTCAGTATGGCACCCTGGAGAAGTCCTGGCAGGCGTTCCTGACAGCTGCAGAGAAGCTGAGTGAGATCCATACAGAGCTGCGGAACCAGATATGGGACGAGGACAGTGGGAAGGTGCGGGATTGGCAGAAGGAGGCCTTTCACAAGCAGATGATTGGAGGTTTCCGGGAGTCAAAGGAAGCGGAGGAGAGTTTCAGCAAGGCCCAGAAGCCATGGGTGAAAAAGCTCAAGGAT GTAGAAGAAGCTAAAAAGCACTACCACGTGGCCCGCAAGGATGAAAGGGCGGCCCAGGTACGAGAGGATCACTCCAAGGCGGACTCGACTGTGTCGCAGGAACAGCTGCGCAAACTGCAAGACCGCGTGGAAAAGTGCAACCAGGAGGTAGAGAAG AATAAAGGTTTGTACGAGAAGGCCCTGGAGGAGCTGAACCGGTACAACCCCCGCTATATGGAAGACATGGAGCAGGCCTTCGAAAGCTGCCAGGAAGCTGAGCAGAAACGCCTGCGCTTCTTCAAGGAGATGTTGCTGGACCTTCACAAGCACCTCGATCTCTCCAGCAAGGACAG CTTCCATGTTCTGTACAAAGATCTGTACCAAAGCATTCAAGCTGCGGACGATCAGCAGGACCTGAAATGGTGGCGTAACACTCACGGGCCGAGCATGGCCATGAACTGGCCACAGTTTGAG GAATGGTCCCCAGAGACGCAGAGAACCATCAGTAAGAAGGAGCGGAGCAATAAGAACGTGGAAGAAGTGACCCTTACTGGTATCCTGCCGGCACGGGACGGAGTATCAACAGGGACACCCACCCAACAGCTGAACAGAGG TACTGGCAAAGACGATGCATCTGAGTGGTCGGAAGATGACAGTCCTAAAAAGTCAATGGACAGCAATGGCCGGGAGGTGTCACAGGTAGAGGGCGTGCGCGTGCGAGCTCTGTATGATTACACGGGCCAGGAGGCTGACGAGCTGAGCTTTACGGCAG GAGAAGAGCTCATGAAGATCGGCTCGGAGGATGACCAGGGCTGGTGCAGGGGACGTCTACTGAGTGGGAGAACCGGACTCTATCCGGCCAACTACGTAGAAGGAGCTGCCTCCTGA
- the pacsin3.S gene encoding protein kinase C and casein kinase substrate in neurons 3 S homeolog gives MAEDSSGGGAASGSFWEAGNYRRTVKRIEDGNRLCNDLVSCFRERAKIEKSYSQQLSDWSNKWRNSLAKGPQYGTLEKSWQAFLTAAEKLSEIHTELRNQIWDEDSGKVRDWQKEAFHKQMIGGFRESKEAEESFSKAQKPWVKKLKDVEEAKKHYHVARKDERAAQVREDHSKADSTVSQEQLRKLQDRVEKCNQEVEKNKGLYEKALEELNRYNPRYMEDMEQAFESCQEAEQKRLRFFKEMLLDLHKHLDLSSKDSFHVLYKDLYQSIQAADDQQDLKWWRNTHGPSMAMNWPQFEEWSPETQRTISKKERSNKNVEEVTLTGILPARDGVSTGTPTQQLNRGTGKDDASEWSEDDSPKKSMDSNGREVSQEKSS, from the exons ATGGCAGAGGACAGCAGCGGAGGTGGGGCTGCATCGGGCAGCTTCTGGGAG GCCGGCAATTACCGCCGCACTGTCAAACGGATCGAGGACGGGAACCGGCTGTGCAACGACCTAGTCAGTTGTTTCCGCGAGAGAGCCAAGATCGAAAAGAGCTACTCACAACAGCTTTCCGACTGGAGCAATAAATGGAGGAATTCTCTGGCAAAGG GGCCTCAGTATGGCACCCTGGAGAAGTCCTGGCAGGCGTTCCTGACAGCTGCAGAGAAGCTGAGTGAGATCCATACAGAGCTGCGGAACCAGATATGGGACGAGGACAGTGGGAAGGTGCGGGATTGGCAGAAGGAGGCCTTTCACAAGCAGATGATTGGAGGTTTCCGGGAGTCAAAGGAAGCGGAGGAGAGTTTCAGCAAGGCCCAGAAGCCATGGGTGAAAAAGCTCAAGGAT GTAGAAGAAGCTAAAAAGCACTACCACGTGGCCCGCAAGGATGAAAGGGCGGCCCAGGTACGAGAGGATCACTCCAAGGCGGACTCGACTGTGTCGCAGGAACAGCTGCGCAAACTGCAAGACCGCGTGGAAAAGTGCAACCAGGAGGTAGAGAAG AATAAAGGTTTGTACGAGAAGGCCCTGGAGGAGCTGAACCGGTACAACCCCCGCTATATGGAAGACATGGAGCAGGCCTTCGAAAGCTGCCAGGAAGCTGAGCAGAAACGCCTGCGCTTCTTCAAGGAGATGTTGCTGGACCTTCACAAGCACCTCGATCTCTCCAGCAAGGACAG CTTCCATGTTCTGTACAAAGATCTGTACCAAAGCATTCAAGCTGCGGACGATCAGCAGGACCTGAAATGGTGGCGTAACACTCACGGGCCGAGCATGGCCATGAACTGGCCACAGTTTGAG GAATGGTCCCCAGAGACGCAGAGAACCATCAGTAAGAAGGAGCGGAGCAATAAGAACGTGGAAGAAGTGACCCTTACTGGTATCCTGCCGGCACGGGACGGAGTATCAACAGGGACACCCACCCAACAGCTGAACAGAGG TACTGGCAAAGACGATGCATCTGAGTGGTCGGAAGATGACAGTCCTAAAAAGTCAATGGACAGCAATGGCCGGGAGGTGTCACAG GAGAAGAGCTCATGA
- the pacsin3.S gene encoding protein kinase C and casein kinase substrate in neurons 3 S homeolog isoform X3 translates to MAEDSSGGGAASGSFWEAGNYRRTVKRIEDGNRLCNDLVSCFRERAKIEKSYSQQLSDWSNKWRNSLAKGPQYGTLEKSWQAFLTAAEKLSEIHTELRNQIWDEDSGKVRDWQKEAFHKQMIGGFRESKEAEESFSKAQKPWVKKLKDVEEAKKHYHVARKDERAAQVREDHSKADSTVSQEQLRKLQDRVEKCNQEVEKNKGLYEKALEELNRYNPRYMEDMEQAFESCQEAEQKRLRFFKEMLLDLHKHLDLSSKDSFHVLYKDLYQSIQAADDQQDLKWWRNTHGPSMAMNWPQFEEWSPETQRTISKKERSNKNVEEVTLTGILPARDGVSTGTPTQQLNRGFAYTDEDQDFYATLTDTPHSDTGKDDASEWSEDDSPKKSMDSNGREVSQEKSS, encoded by the exons ATGGCAGAGGACAGCAGCGGAGGTGGGGCTGCATCGGGCAGCTTCTGGGAG GCCGGCAATTACCGCCGCACTGTCAAACGGATCGAGGACGGGAACCGGCTGTGCAACGACCTAGTCAGTTGTTTCCGCGAGAGAGCCAAGATCGAAAAGAGCTACTCACAACAGCTTTCCGACTGGAGCAATAAATGGAGGAATTCTCTGGCAAAGG GGCCTCAGTATGGCACCCTGGAGAAGTCCTGGCAGGCGTTCCTGACAGCTGCAGAGAAGCTGAGTGAGATCCATACAGAGCTGCGGAACCAGATATGGGACGAGGACAGTGGGAAGGTGCGGGATTGGCAGAAGGAGGCCTTTCACAAGCAGATGATTGGAGGTTTCCGGGAGTCAAAGGAAGCGGAGGAGAGTTTCAGCAAGGCCCAGAAGCCATGGGTGAAAAAGCTCAAGGAT GTAGAAGAAGCTAAAAAGCACTACCACGTGGCCCGCAAGGATGAAAGGGCGGCCCAGGTACGAGAGGATCACTCCAAGGCGGACTCGACTGTGTCGCAGGAACAGCTGCGCAAACTGCAAGACCGCGTGGAAAAGTGCAACCAGGAGGTAGAGAAG AATAAAGGTTTGTACGAGAAGGCCCTGGAGGAGCTGAACCGGTACAACCCCCGCTATATGGAAGACATGGAGCAGGCCTTCGAAAGCTGCCAGGAAGCTGAGCAGAAACGCCTGCGCTTCTTCAAGGAGATGTTGCTGGACCTTCACAAGCACCTCGATCTCTCCAGCAAGGACAG CTTCCATGTTCTGTACAAAGATCTGTACCAAAGCATTCAAGCTGCGGACGATCAGCAGGACCTGAAATGGTGGCGTAACACTCACGGGCCGAGCATGGCCATGAACTGGCCACAGTTTGAG GAATGGTCCCCAGAGACGCAGAGAACCATCAGTAAGAAGGAGCGGAGCAATAAGAACGTGGAAGAAGTGACCCTTACTGGTATCCTGCCGGCACGGGACGGAGTATCAACAGGGACACCCACCCAACAGCTGAACAGAGG GTTTGCCTACACCGATGAAGACCAGGATTTCTATGCCACTCTAACGGACACCCCGCACTCAGA TACTGGCAAAGACGATGCATCTGAGTGGTCGGAAGATGACAGTCCTAAAAAGTCAATGGACAGCAATGGCCGGGAGGTGTCACAG GAGAAGAGCTCATGA